The following proteins come from a genomic window of Montipora foliosa isolate CH-2021 chromosome 2, ASM3666993v2, whole genome shotgun sequence:
- the LOC137991698 gene encoding myomegalin-like: MSLLLTECFVKSDGQSYGREGPRSPNSDPQQDALSLLLAEIRSLRIQLEKSIQTNNALRLKLEEQLGRPPDSPSQSPSRSHTTVIRELNFSKGKSVDDDESGGSAKALENGSTSSEDGRVVDQLEEKLNAINKFATDMYNSIMSSSQTDSLAPVENILKIVLECKELLNELKVNPPSWIASANCEKDVESESLKLEIAKLKRRLLIQEDIIKKACERLEGTNKVKENMRAEVIDKLSRSHQVLRGARERLEDRVHTRKGNK, from the exons ATGTCTCTGCTGCTAACAGAGTGCTTTGTGAAGAGCGATG GCCAAAGTTACGGTAGAGAAGGACCAAGAAGTCCAAATAGCGATCCGCAACAAGATGCCCTGTCGCTGTTGTTGGCTGAAATCCGCAGTTTACGGATTCAACTCGAGAAAAGCATACAGACCAATAATGCGCTGCGGCTAAAGCTCGAGGAACAACTGGGACGACCTCCGGATTCACCTTCCCAGTCCCCAAGCAGATCTCATACCACCGTCATCCGTGAACTGAACTTCTCGAAGGGGAAGAGTGTGGATGATGATGAATCCGGTGGATCGGCAAAAG CTCTTGAAAACGGAAGCACATCCAGTGAAGATGGAAGAGTCGTGGATCAACTTGAGGAAAAATTAAACGCTATCAACAAGTTTGCAACTGATATGTACAACAGCATCATGTCAAGCTCGCAG accgacaGCCTTGCGCCTGTtgagaatattttaaaaattgtgcTGGAATGCAAGGAACTGTTAAACGAGCTTAAAGTGAATCCACCATCTTGGATTGCATCAGCGAATTGCGAGAAGGATGTAGAG AGTGAGAGTCTCAAACTTGAGATTGCAAAATTAAAGCGTCGACTTCTCATCCAAGAAGATATAATTAAAAAAGCTTGTGAGAGGCTTGAG GGCACAAATAAAGTCAAGGAAAACATGCGAGCAGAGGTTATTGACAAAT tATCGCGATCGCATCAAGTCCTGAGAGGTGCCAGGGAAAGACTAGAG gatcGAGTGcacacaagaaaaggaaacaaataa